One Danio aesculapii chromosome 13, fDanAes4.1, whole genome shotgun sequence DNA window includes the following coding sequences:
- the tlx1 gene encoding T-cell leukemia homeobox protein 1, with product MDHMGAHLHQTHADTISFGIDQILNNADQGSCMISNPRMQDLDYGLGCIVSTAYNTMTGNYNVNNSAGYNGNSCSVGSYNMNLGANVNGNCLNSSGVIRVPAHRPLGSVHSSIPTSAATVPSMGSMGTINNLTGLTFPWMESNRRYTKDRFTVALSPFTVTRRIGHPYQNRTPPKKKKPRTSFTRLQICELEKRFHRQKYLASAERAALAKALKMTDAQVKTWFQNRRTKWRRQTAEEREAERQQANRILMQLQQEAFQKTINQPVTPDPICLHNSSLFALQNLQPWTENTAKISSVPNTD from the exons ATGGATCATATGGGAGCGCATCTCCACCAGACGCACGCAGACACCATCAGTTTTGGGATCGATCAGATTCTTAACAATGCAGACCAGGGGAGCTGCATGATCTCCAACCCCAGAATGCAGGACCTGGACTACGGTTTGGGCTGCATAGTCAGCACAGCCTACAATACCATGACTGGCAACTACAACGTCAATAACTCGGCTGGATACAATGGAAACTCGTGCAGCGTCGGGTCCTATAACATGAACTTGGGCGCGAATGTTAACGGAAATTGCCTTAATTCTTCGGGAGTGATCCGGGTTCCTGCGCACCGGCCGCTGGGCAGCGTCCACTCGTCCATTCCCACAAGCGCTGCCACGGTGCCAAGTATGGGAAGCATGGGCACCATTAACAATCTCACGGGATTAACGTTTCCGTGGATGGAGAGTAATAGGAGATATACCAAAGACAGGTTTACAG TGGCCCTCTCACCGTTCACTGTAACACGCCGTATAGGTCACCCGTACCAGAACCGAACACCTCCGAAGAAGAAGAAGCCCCGGACGTCGTTCACACGTCTTCAGATATGTGAGCTGGAGAAACGCTTTCACCGTCAGAAGTATCTGGCGTCAGCCGAGAGAGCAGCCTTAGCGAAAGCACTTAAAATGACTGATGCGCAGGTCAAAACATGGTTTCAGAACAGAAGAACGAAATGGAG GCGGCAGACAGCGGAGGAGAGAGAAGCCGAACGACAACAAGCCAACCGAATCCTAATGCAGCTTCAACAAGAAGCTTTTCAAAAGACTATAAACCAGCCTGTAACTCCAGACCCAATCTGCCTACACAACAGCTCTCTATTCGCACTTCAGAACCTGCAGCCCTGGACTGAGAACACGGCGAAAATCAGCAGCGTTCCCAACACTGACTAA